In the genome of Vicia villosa cultivar HV-30 ecotype Madison, WI linkage group LG7, Vvil1.0, whole genome shotgun sequence, one region contains:
- the LOC131615979 gene encoding abscisic-aldehyde oxidase-like: MDVKMSENQTSLVFVINGEKFELSKVEPSTTLLEFLRTQTQFKSVKLGCGEGGCGACVVLISKYDPLLDRVDDFTASSCLTLLCSIHGCSITTSEGIGNTKQGFHPIHQRFAGFHASQCGYCTPGMCVSLFGALVKADKNNSPEPPAGFSKINVSDAEKSIAGNLCRCTGYRPIADVCKSFAADVDMEDLGLNSFWRKGDSKDEKISRLPRYDHDRDHKNIEFPMFLKEINHDLFIGSEKHYWHKPTTLEELQRLIEVNHGNKTKIKIVVHNTAMGYYKDRQGYDKYIDISGISELLKIKKDQSGIEIGAAVTISKAIEVLGEENKSDFSSDFVKILEKIADHMNKVASGFIRNTASVGGNLVIAQKSKFPSDIATILLAADSMVHIMTGPKFEWLSLEKFLERPPLAFESVLLSIKIPYLETIKSESSAPRSRFFFETYRASPRPLGNALSYLNAAFLVQVTPCKDSDETIIDTCRLSFGGFKNKHAIRAKHIEDFLAGKLLNVRNLYDAINLLKASTTIIPQDETSESAYISSLAVGFLFQFFNSLSDSSARITNDYLNGNTHLPSVKASDIKENQNQATLLSSGKQVIVAGSEYSPIGKPVMKSGAALQASGEAVFVDDIPSPPNCLHGAYIYSEKPLARITSIKLRQELELDGVRDILSSKDIPNGGQNLGAKPTFGREPLFAEDIARCVGERLAFVVADTQKLADLAANSALVDYSIANLEPPILCVEDAVERSSFFEVPPYLRPKNQIGDISKGMADADHKIVSSEMKLGSQYYFYMETQTALAVPDEDNCMTVYLSSQGPELAHTTIARCLGIPENNVRVITRRVGGGFGGKANKSTAGAVSCALAAHKLQRPVRMYLNRKTDMIMAGGRHPMKITYSVGFKNNGKITALHLEILVNAGIYPDVSPIIPGNIAGSLKKYDWGALSFDIKLCKTNHPSRSAMRGPGEVQGSFIAEGIIEKVAATLSMEVDSVRNINLHTYTSLKEFYEDSSGELLEYTMPLIWNKLAVSANYELRVIKVKEFNSINTWKKRGISRIPVFQEMKLRPTPGKVSILSDGSVVVEVGGIEIGQGLWTKVKQMAAFALGTIQSDGSESLLDKVRVIQADTLGMIQGGMTVGSTTSEASCEAIRLSCNILVERLKPIKKKLQEEMSSIKWEDLILQAYTQAVNLSASSYYVPSNSSNSYLNYGAAISEVEIDLLTGETRFLQTDIIYDCGQSLNPAVDLGQIEGSFIQGLGFFMLEEYETNLDGLVLEDGTWNYKIPTIDTIPQQFNIEILNSGHHKHRVLSSKASGEPPLLLAASVHCATRSAVNEARKQLLSWSNFDGSDSTFQLGVPATMPVVKELSGLDIVERYLKWKIDSK, translated from the exons ATGGATGTGAAGATGAGTGAGAATCAAACAAGTTTGGTTTTCGTTATCAATGGCGAAAAGTTTGAGTTATCCAAAGTGGAACCATCAACCACTTTGCTTGAATTCTTGCGTACTCAAACTCAATTCAAGAGTGTCAAACTTGGTTGTGGTGAAG GTGGTTGTGGTGCGTGTGTAGTTTTAATATCAAAATATGATCCTTTGCTCGATAGAGTTGATGATTTTACAGCGAGCTCTTGTCTTACGCTACTTTGTAGCATACATGGATGTTCAATAACAACTAGCGAAGGCATTGGAAATACCAAACAAGGATTCCATCCAATTCATCAAAGATTTGCTGGATTCCATGCTTCTCAATGTGGCTACTGTACTCCTGGAATGTGTGTTTCACTCTTCGGCGCTCTTGTCAAGGCCGATAAGAACAATTCTCCAGAGCCACCGGCtggtttttcaaaaatcaatgtttCTGATGCTGAAAAGTCCATTGCAGGTAACCTCTGTCGATGTACTGGTTACCGACCGATCGCTGATGTCTGTAAAAGTTTTGCAGCCGATGTTGATATGGAGGATCTTGGTTTGaactctttctggagaaagggaGATAGCAAGGACGAAAAGATTAGCAGGTTGCCTCGATATGATCATGATCGTGATCACAAGAATATCGAATTTCCAATGTTTTTGAAGGAAATAAATCATGATTTGTTCATAGGTTCCGAAAAACATTATTGGCACAAACCTACTACTTTAGAGGAACTTCAGAGGTTAATTGAAGTAAACCATGGCAACAAAACCAAGATAAAAATTGTTGTTCATAATACTGCTATGGGATATTACAAAGATAGACAAGGTTATGATAAGTATATCGATATAAGTGGAATTTCTGAGCTTCTAAAGATAAAAAAGGATCAATCAGGGATTGAAATTGGAGCAGCAGTGACAATATCTAAAGCCATTGAAGTACTCGGGGAAGAAAACAAAAGTGATTTTAGCTCTGATTTTGTTAAGATACTTGAAAAGATTGCTGATCATATGAACAAAGTTGCTTCAGGGTTTATTCGGAACACAGCAAGTGTTGGAGGCAATTTGGTGATAGCGCAAAAGAGCAAGTTTCCTTCAGATATCGCTACTATACTTCTTGCCGCAGATTCAATGGTTCACATAATGACTGGTCCAAAGTTTGAATGGCTTTCATTGGAGAAGTTTCTAGAGAGACCACCATTGGCTTTTGAAAGTGTGCTTTTAAGCATTAAAattccatatttagaaactattaAAAGTGAATCTTCGGCACCAAGAAGTAGATTCTTCTTTGAAACTTACCGAGCTTCTCCTCGACCGCTTGGAAATGCACTTTCCTACTTAAATGCTGCTTTCCTCGTCCAGGTAACGCCATGCAAGGATAGTGATGAAACCATAATAGATACATGTAGGTTGTCTTTTGGTGGTTTTAAGAATAAGCATGCAATCAGAGCTAAACATATTGAGGATTTCTTAGCAGGAAAGCTATTAAATGTTAGAAACCTGTATGATGCTATTAATTTGCTTAAGGCTTCTACCACTATTATACCTCAAGATGAAACCTCGGAAAGTGCTTACATTTCGAGTTTAGCTGTTGGTTTTCTTTTTCAGTTCTTTAACTCACTCAGTGACAGTTCTGCAAGAATAACCAATGATTATTTAAATGGAAATACTCATTTGCCTTCGGTCAAGGCTTCTGATATAAAAGAGAATCAGAATCAGGCTACTTTATTGTCATCCGGAAAGCAAGTAATTGTAGCAGGCAGTGAGTATAGTCCGATTGGCAAGCCAGTCATGAAATCTGGCGCTGCGCTACAAGCTTCAG GTGAGGCGGTTTTTGTGGATGATATTCCATCACCACCAAATTGCCTACATGGAGCGTATATTTATAGTGAAAAACCATTAGCAAGGATAACAAGTATAAAGCTCAGGCAAGAATTAGAACTTGATGGAGTGAGGGACATCCTTTCAAGTAAAGACATTCCCAATGGTGGGCAGAACCTCGGTGCAAAGCCTACATTTGGTAGAGAACCTTTATTTGCCGAAGATATTGCTAGATGTGTTGGCGAACGTCTTGCCTTTGTA GTTGCAGATACTCAGAAACTTGCAGATTTGGCTGCAAATTCAGCTTTGGTTGATTACAGTATTGCAAACCTTGAACCACCTATCCTATGTGTTGAAGATGCTGTTGAAAGATCTAGTTTTTTTGAAGTTCCTCCATATTTACGTCCAAAAAATCAAATTGGTGATATATCAAAAGGAATGGCTGATGCAGATCACAAGATTGTTTCTTCTGAG ATGAAACTTGGATCCCAATACTATTTCTATATGGAGACGCAAACTGCACTCGCTGTACCAGATGAAGACAATTGCATGACTGTATACTTGTCAAGTCAAGGCCCTGAGTTGGCACATACTACTATAGCAAGATGCCTTGGTATTCCTGAAAATAATGTTAGAGTAATTACAAGAAGAGTTGGAGGAGGTTTTGGAGGAAAGGCCAATAAATCTACAGCT GGCGCTGTATCTTGTGCACTCGCAGCGCACAAATTACAGCGACCTGTCAGGATGTATCTAAATCGGAAAACCGATATGATAATGGCTGGAGGAAGGCATCCAATGAAGATAACATACAGTGTCGGCTTTAAGAATAATGGGAAGATTACTGCATTACACCTTGAGATATTGGTCAACGCCGGGATTTATCCAGACGTTAGTCCAATAATACCGGGCAACATAGCAGGCTCGCTTAAAAAATATGACTGGGGTGCTCTCTCTTTTGATATTAAGTTATGTAAAACAAATCATCCTAGTAGATCTGCAATGAGGGGCCCGGGGGAAGTGCAGGGATCATTCATTGCAGAAGGTATAATAGAGAAAGTTGCAGCTACACTTTCAATGGAAGTAGATTCTGTCAGAAACATTAATCTTCACACCTACACAAGTCTTAAGGAATTTTATGAGGACTCTTCTGGCGAACTTCTTGAATATACCATGCCTTTAATTTGGAACAAGTTAGCTGTTTCTGCAAACTATGAACTTAGAGTTATCAAAGTGAAAGAGTTTAACAGTataaacacatggaagaaaaggGGTATATCTCGAATACCGGTTTTCCAAGAGATGAAATTAAGACCAACTCCGGGAAAAGTTAGTATTTTATCGGACGGttctgttgttgttgaagttggaGGAATTGAAATTGGTCAGGGTTTATGGACAAAGGTAAAACAAATGGCTGCGTTTGCACTCGGTACAATTCAAAGCGATGGAAGTGAAAGTCTCTTGGATAAAGTAAGGGTTATACAAGCTGATACATTGGGCATGATTCAAGGGGGAATGACTGTTGGTAGCACGACATCAGAGGCAAGTTGTGAAGCTATTAGGCTTAGCTGCAATATCTTAGTTGAAAGACTAAAACCTATCAAGAAGAAGCTCCAAGAGGAAATGAGTTCTATCAAGTGGGAGGATCTTATTCTTCAG GCATACACGCAAGCTGTGAATTTATCAGCATCTTCGTATTATGTACCTAGTAATAGTTCCAATAGTTACCTCAATTATGGTGCTGCAATTAGTGAG GTGGAAATAGATCTTCTGACAGGTGAAACAAGATTTCTGCAAACAGATATTATCTATGATTGTGGACAAAGTCTCAACCCTGCTGTGGATTTAGGGCAG ATTGAAGGATCTTTCATACAAGGGTTAGGATTTTTCATGCTCGAAGAATATGAAACAAACCTTGATGGTTTGGTGTTGGAAGATGGCACATGGAACTACAAAATCCCAACAATAGACACAATTCCTCAACAGTTTAACATCGAAATTCTCAACAGTGGGCATCACAAACATAGAGTTCTCTCTTCCAAGG CATCTGGTGAGCCACCCTTGCTTTTAGCAGCTTCGGTTCACTGTGCCACAAGATCAGCTGTCAATGAAGCGAGGAAGCAACTCCTATCATGGAGCAACTTTGACGGATCAGATTCAACATTTCAGTTGGGGGTCCCTGCAACCATGCCTGTAGTAAAGGAACTCAGTGGACTAGACATTGTAGAAAGGTACTTGAAATGGAAAATAGACAGCAAGTAA